The Bacillus sp. Bos-x628 genome segment TCCTACAGGAGCCAGTATGTCGATGAAACGGAGAAAACAGCTCCTGCTATTGGCACAGAGTATTGATTGTCTCATTGTAGAAGATGACCCATATCGGGAGCTTTATTTTGAAAAGAAGCCACCGGCACCGATTAAAAGCCTTGATTATGATGGGCATGTCATTTATTTAAGAGGATTAAGTAAAACGCTTGCTCCGGGTTGCAGAATCGGGATTATTACAGCGTCAGGTTCGATATTTAATCGTTTATTAGCTGCGAAGGCCAATAATGATTTGGGGAGTCCCCTTCTTACACAAAAGGCTATTTTGCCATTTCTGACATCGAAGAAAATGATTGATCATACGAAGAAATTAAGAACGGCCTTAAAGGTGAGACGAGATTTAATGATTGATGTTTTGACACAACACGCACCGAAGGATGTGAAATGGCAAGTTCCACAAGGCGGGCTCAATTTGTGGTTAAGCTTTCCTTATTGGGTGGATACCCGTGCGTTATTACATGAAGCCCGTAAACAGCAAATCACTTTCCTGCCAGGCTCTGTCTGCTATCCTGGGGAGCCAAAGCAAAATTACATTCGTCTCAGCTTTTCTTATGTGAATGAAAAGGCCCTGATTGAAGGTATGCAAAAATTATGTAGCATTTTTCAGCAAAGCTTGTCAGCCCCTCAAAATCAAAAACAATCCCTTTTCTTTTGACGACAAAAAACTGCTCTCACTAATAGAGAGCAGTTCAGTTTGTTGCCAAAGGGGGTTTCTTTTACCCTTTGGCATCTTTTCAAGGAAAACCCAAGCTACTTATGCGGAGCGAACGGAACATTCGTGAGCACTAGCCCACAGATCTGACAACAAATGCGAGGGTTTGTCTACACACTGAGCAGCTTTTTTAGAACCAACCTTTTACTGTATCTACAATGCCGCCCCATATGCCAGCGAAGAATCCGCCTACACCGCGCATTGCAAGAATAAACCAGTTTGCTTTTTCGTCGCTTGTTTTTGTCACAAGCTCAACACCTGATTGGTCTTTATTGAGATAACCATAGTCTTTCTCAGCACCGGAATAAGAAGTCGTTAGCATCCCAACCTTCGTTCCTTTTTTAATAGGAGCTTCTAGTTTCTTTTTCTCTAAATTTACTTTTGCTTTATAACTCTTTTCGTCGCCATTTTTCACAGGAACAGAAAATGCTTCTTTCGTCACGACCGCTACTTCTTTATCTTTTCCTTTATCAACTTCGATGTTTTCATGTCCCTTGACTTGCTGTCCTTTTTTGTACATTTGTTTCATCGTAAAGTTTTTAAAAGCATAGTCGAACAATTTTTTCGCAACGTCGAAACGAGCTGTATGAAGATTTCCTTTTGCATTTAGGATGACGGCAATGACGCGCATATCACCTCGTTTTGCTGTGCCCGTGAAACTAGAACCGGCTGATTCAGTAGAGCCTGTTTTTAGACCATCTACTCCTTCATATTCTTTCACAAGTCCTTTTAACATGAAGTTCCAGTTTGGCATATCCATTTCATCGTCTGTGCCTTCTCTGAACTTTGCCTTAGCAATACTTGCTGTTTCAAGAATTTCTGGATAGTCTTTGATGAGATGCTGTGCAAGCAATGCCATATCTTTAGCAGAAACTTGACTTTCTTCATCAGGACCTGTACCCTTCGGCTGTTTGCCATGTAAATCTTTATTTTCTAATCCAGTAGCATTGACGAATTTGTAATTTGTTAAACCTAGTTCTTTCGCCTTTGCATTCATTTTTTCAACAAACTTAGATTCTGATCCAGCGATCACCTCAGCCAGACCTATCGCTGCAGCATTTGCTGAATAAATAGCAGTGGCTTGATAAAGCTCTTTGACTGTGTATGAGCCATCTTTTCTTAGAGGAACATTTGATAAACTACGATCTTGGGAAATTTCGTATACATAATCATCTGGCGTATACGTTTGATCCCATTTCACTTTGCCTTCAGAAATTGCCTCTAACAATAGATACTCGGTCATCATCTTTGCCATACTCGCAATAGGGAGTCTTTGTTCTGCGTTTTTGCTATAAAGAATTTTTCCTGTAGAAGCTTCAATAAGGATGGCCGCTTTCGCATTCACATTGATAGGATCTTCAGCCGCTTTGGCTTTAGACATTGGTGCAAACGCTGTAACAATCAATGTCAGTGTAAGGATAGCGACCATAAGCTGTTTCAACATCTTGCTGTTCAATCGTCATACCTCCGTATTCATCATTTTTCGACGTTTTTTTCATATATATTTAATCCACAAGGGCTTATTTCAACACAACAGTATAAATTTTATCACAATAAAGACAAAAAAAATAGACAGAGTCTTAGACCCTGTCAAATGTAATTTGATTGTCACAATTTATCAAGAAATTGTGTAGTTTGGTGATTCTTTTGTAATTTGTACATCATGTGGATGACTCTCACGAAGACCTGCACCCGTCATGCGAATAAACTGCGCTTCCTCTCTAAGTGTGCGTAAGTCTTTTGTACCACAATAACCCATACCAGAACGAACACCACCAACAAGTTGGTAAACTGTATCAACAACTGGTCCTTTGTATGGTGTACGTCCTTCAATACCTTCTGGAACGAATTTTTTATTATCTTCTTGGAAATAACGATCTTTACTTCCTTTTTCCATAGCAGCAACAGAACCCATACCGCGATAAACTTTAAAACGTCTACCTTGATATATTTCTGTTTCTCCTGGGCTTTCTGAAGTACCAGCTAACAGGCTTCCTAGCATAACGGCATGTCCACCTGCTGCTAGTGCTTTGACAATATCACCTGAATATTTAATCCCACCATCTGCAATAATAGCCTTACCATGCTTTCTTGCTTCTGTTGCACAATCATAAATAGCTGTAATTTGTGGTACGCCTACACCTGCCACTACACGTGTTGTACAGATAGATCCTGGTCCAATACCAACTTTGACAATGTCTGCACCTGCTTCAATCAATGCTTTTGTTGCTTCTGCTGTTGCAACATTTCCAGCAATGATGTTCAGCGTTGGATACGTTTCACGGATTTTCGCTACAGTGTTTAGTACACCTTGAGAATGACCATGTGCTGTATCAATAACAATGACATCAACATTTGCTTCTACTAGTTTTTTCACTCGAATGAGTGTATCGCCAGTGACGCCAACTGCGGCACCGACAATTAAACGACCATGTGCATCTTTAGAGGAGTTAGGGAATTCAATCACTTTTTCAATATCTTTAATTGTAATAAGACCTTTTAGAGTTCCTTCGTCATCTACAAGAGGTAACTTTTCAATTTTGTATTGCTGTAGAATTTTTTCAGCTTCTTCTAATGTTGTACCAACAGAAGCAGTGACAAGTTCCTCTTTTGTCATAACGTCACTAATTTTCATTGAATAATCCGAAATAAAACGAAGGTCACGGTTCGTAATAATACCAACAAGCTTTTGATCTTCTTCGTTGT includes the following:
- a CDS encoding serine hydrolase encodes the protein MNSKMLKQLMVAILTLTLIVTAFAPMSKAKAAEDPINVNAKAAILIEASTGKILYSKNAEQRLPIASMAKMMTEYLLLEAISEGKVKWDQTYTPDDYVYEISQDRSLSNVPLRKDGSYTVKELYQATAIYSANAAAIGLAEVIAGSESKFVEKMNAKAKELGLTNYKFVNATGLENKDLHGKQPKGTGPDEESQVSAKDMALLAQHLIKDYPEILETASIAKAKFREGTDDEMDMPNWNFMLKGLVKEYEGVDGLKTGSTESAGSSFTGTAKRGDMRVIAVILNAKGNLHTARFDVAKKLFDYAFKNFTMKQMYKKGQQVKGHENIEVDKGKDKEVAVVTKEAFSVPVKNGDEKSYKAKVNLEKKKLEAPIKKGTKVGMLTTSYSGAEKDYGYLNKDQSGVELVTKTSDEKANWFILAMRGVGGFFAGIWGGIVDTVKGWF
- the guaB gene encoding IMP dehydrogenase → MWESKFSKEGLTFDDVLLVPAKSEVLPRDVDLSVELTSTLKLNIPIISAGMDTVTESQMAIAMARQGGLGIIHKNMSIEQQAEQVDKVKRSERGVITNPFFLTPEHQVFDAEHLMGKYRISGVPIVDNEEDQKLVGIITNRDLRFISDYSMKISDVMTKEELVTASVGTTLEEAEKILQQYKIEKLPLVDDEGTLKGLITIKDIEKVIEFPNSSKDAHGRLIVGAAVGVTGDTLIRVKKLVEANVDVIVIDTAHGHSQGVLNTVAKIRETYPTLNIIAGNVATAEATKALIEAGADIVKVGIGPGSICTTRVVAGVGVPQITAIYDCATEARKHGKAIIADGGIKYSGDIVKALAAGGHAVMLGSLLAGTSESPGETEIYQGRRFKVYRGMGSVAAMEKGSKDRYFQEDNKKFVPEGIEGRTPYKGPVVDTVYQLVGGVRSGMGYCGTKDLRTLREEAQFIRMTGAGLRESHPHDVQITKESPNYTIS